GCTGAAGTTTGAGGACGTCCGCATTCTGAAGGGCATGCGCAACCAGGTGAACCGCTTGGTGAACTGTGAGACGGCCAACATGAACAAAACCATTGCGGCTGCCGTGCGACAGTTGGAGGTCATTCGCTGGATCGACCAGCAAATTGGCCTCGAAACGCTGCCGCCGCACCTGCGCGAGGCAGCCGAACTGCGTCTTCGCCATCCGGAGGTCAACCTGCAGGAACTCAGCCAGCGAACGGGGAATCGGGTCAGCAAGTCCGGCTTGAACCACCGCTTCCGCAAGCTGGAGGAGATTGCAAACAAGCTGCGCATGGGCGTGGAAGGCTTTTCGCAGTGACCGGAGGGGGCGCTTTGCAAACCCGGCAGGCTGTCGAGATTTGACTGTTTTCGGACAACGCAGGATTTTGCGTTGGTAGCGCTTTAGCGCCGTGATATACTTTGCACAACGAAACTGTAAAGAGGGGACATGTCTCATGGTGGAACGACGCGTTGTGGTGCGTCTTCGCACAGGGTTGCTGGCCAGGCCGGCAGCACTGTTCGTACAGGAAGCAAACCGGTTTTCGTGTGACACGTTTGTCGAGAAGGATGGAAAGTCGGTCAATGCCAAGAGCATCATGGGCATCATGTCTTTAGCCATCGCACATGGGCAGGAGATCACGGTGCGCGCCGAAGGTTCTGACGCGCAGCAGGCGGTCGAGCGCCTGGCCGAGATGGTTTCCAAGGAGGACTAGGCGCCTTTCCCGGTCAGCTTGTTCTATGTGCTTCCCGTCGATTCATAGACTGGTACAAAGGTGAATGCGTACCAACGTCGCGATGGGAGGCAGGCACTGTGAGGACCGGTTTTCGCGCGCAGCCGCGGCGGCGGCTGCCGGGGTGGCTCTTGCTGCTCGCATTGCTGGCAGTTGCGATTGGCGTCTTTGAATTGATTCGTGTCATCATCCCGTTTCAGTCGGAAAACCCCTTGTGGCAGGAGGTCACTGTCGGCCAGCCCGTGATTGACGGCTGGCTGTATGGCGGCCAGGACGAGGAGGGCTACCTGCGTTTCTATAACCAGAGCCAAACCATCGTCCTGCCACCCTCCTCGCACATGTTTGACGCGGACGGACAATTCGTCGTGATCGAACACTATTCGCCCAGTACGTTGACGTTTGCTCAGCCGTATGACGCCATCCCGACCGGGTGGCT
Above is a genomic segment from Alicyclobacillus cycloheptanicus containing:
- a CDS encoding HPr family phosphocarrier protein; this encodes MVERRVVVRLRTGLLARPAALFVQEANRFSCDTFVEKDGKSVNAKSIMGIMSLAIAHGQEITVRAEGSDAQQAVERLAEMVSKED